DNA from Peromyscus leucopus breed LL Stock chromosome 3, UCI_PerLeu_2.1, whole genome shotgun sequence:
TAGCTTTCTGGTTCTCCATCTCGTCTAACAAGCCATCCACCGACGCTGTCTTTCTGCTCCTAAATGGGTCTAACCTCTCTCGGTGGTCTCGGTTTCCTGCACCGCGAAATGGGACCATCCGCTCAGGATAAGGAATGCGACCAGCCCGCGTTTCCCGCAATCCCCCCCTCGCTCGCTCACTCTCTGCAAGCCGCGGCTGCAGCTGCTCTTGCCGCTCCAGCCTCTCCGCGGCCTTCGGGGTTCCTGCGTGTTATCCCGCTGTACACGGCCCGCCTCGGCCCCTTACCTCCCTCCGGCTACCTGACAGCGCCCAAGGCCCCGGGGCGCCGCGCACTCACCTGCAGGTGACCTGCTTGGTGCTCATGGCGGCGGGACCACGGGCTGGAGTCGCGCTAAACTCTCCGAGCCGCCAGCGCCACGGCCcagcccggccccgccccgcgcgCGCAGTCGCGTCACTCTTGCGCGCGCCAACCCCGTGCGTGCGTCACCTGGAGGGTGCCGGCCGGAAACTTAACCGCCGTCACAATTAGTTCCGCCCGGGGCGTGGAGCCGGAAGGTCCTTACTCCCTAGGGCTCCGGGTCTCGCCTTTTCAAGACTAAGGGGTTGAGCGTGAATGGCATCCGAGACTTGCCAATCGTCTGCAGGGCCGTTACTTCCTAGGGTTTGGCCCCATCTtcaagacattctttttttttttttttttttttttttttttcctgagacagggtttctctgtgtagctttgtgactttcctggagctcactctgtagcccaggctggcctcgaactcacagagatccgcctgcctctgcgtcctgagtgctgggattaaaggcgtgcaccaccaccgcccggctaagacaTTCTTTTTCAAaggtaattttattatttttattttatgatacaggtgtttttgcctgcatgtatggctgtgcGCCAACCATGAGCATGCAGTGCCGGAGCAGGCCAGATGAGggagttagatcccctggaactggagtgacagacggttgtgagctgctatgtgggtgccgggaactgaactttTTGTcccctgcaaaagcagccagtgcttctaaccactgagacatattctaataagaatatttttatttctttgataatttcatatatgtgtacaatgtatcttgatcatatccaaccCAAATagctcctctccctcttttttttttggggggggtttcgagacagggtttctctgtgtagctttgcgcctttcaactcacttggtagcccaggctggcctcgaactcacagagatctgcctgcctctgcctcccgagtgctgggattaaaggcatgcgccaccaccgcccggctttccctctggtcttttttttatgtaaacacacacacacacacacacacacacacacacacacacacacacacacacacacgcattacTCAAGGCATtgcctggagacagaaactgaagcaatatgtacatatatatatataattttgatttttgcaaATATAGTTTGTGTTGTCAGCTTTGAAAAAGTATCTCCCAGTTTATTGTGTTGAATTGACCTTGTATAGAAATTAACAGCATACATATTGGTCTGGAAACATTAtacttattttttccatttgtataGAGGTAGTGCACTGTATTAAACATGTAAGGTCTgctgagtgctcagctctaaataggACATCTATGTCAACACTCAACCCTGCaagcaaggctcagggaacatcatggaagaaagggtaaaagaatgtaaaagctggaggatgggaggaaTGCTAAGAAATGCTGTCCTCTGTGCATTAGCATTAGAACTCCCAGCAGCTGTAgctacctgcacaagactgggcctgtggccagatgtggtgctgcatgcctttaattctaatcctttagtcaggaagcagaggtagttagatctctatgagtttgaggccagcttggtctacacagactagccaagactacatagtgagactttgtctgaaaaaagaaaaaggttggaCTCATTAGCATTCCATCACAAATGGGGGAGGGGTTCATAAGGATCCACCTCCTCCACAAGGGGCTATAAGAAGTTGGTGGTTGGTTGTTGGGAGAAGGGAGTCATATTCCTTGGTGGTGTACCACTAGCAAGTTGTCCTTGCTCAAGTACATGATCCCTTCTGTGTTCATGCAAACAGCCTTGTATGATCATAAGTAtcttgggggagggaagggtttatttcagcttgcagtTCCATgcaacagtccatcactgagagaagtcagggcaggagctcaaggcaggaacctggaggcagaaactgaagcaacaacaatggaggaatgctgcttactggcttgctccccgtggcttgctcagcctgctttcttatagcatgcAGGACCACCactccacagtgagctgggtcctcccatatcaattatcaatcaagacaatGCACCATAGGtttgtccacaggccagtctggcagaggcattttcttaattgaggtttcccttcccaaataactctggcttgtgtcaagttgccataaaaactagccagtatagtggtacacacctgtaatctcagcattctagAGTTGGAGGCAGAGGTCAAGCTCATTctgggctaacctgggctacttgagaccttgccttaaaaagaaaaaaagttgggCAGGAGTAGGGGGACTAAAGAGATTACTTAGTAGTTTACCAGAGCTGAGAGGACAGGACTTTGTGTGGTGACCTCAAGAAAGAACAGCAGACCTCAGCTGCCTCACTTCTTTAAAGACAACCCTGCCTTGCTCATCCGTGTCTCCGGCCCTCTCCTGAGGGTATGTGAGGGGGCTGCTCCACAGCCAGTGGTCAGGCAGATCCATCCTGCTGGGGACAGTAAGACACAGGTAGTTTGTAGCTGGCACATCCATCTCAGTACAGTTTGATGAGAAGGCAGCACTCTGCAAGGCCTTGGTACACAGCCAGGAACACAGCTGCCAGTGCGCACCCCCGAAGAAGATGGCTAACTCTGAAACAAGCTCCCTTCTTACCCTTCCAGGGGCCACCCCACCTATGAATGGTGTGTGTGGAGCCATGCCAATTCGTGGTTCCCTACGtcattcctcctctgtctcatAGCTCTACCTGCTACAGGACAGTCCTGGCTACTCTAAatgctaaatgaaaaaaatgaagaaaacaacaacaaaaccccttgAACTATTTCAAATACTCGAGACTGACTGCTAAGGGCAAGAGGCCACTCTGCTGGGACCCTGGCTAGTGGGCATTCTTCTAGAGCCTTGAGGGGGCCTCATACTGCTGCTCTCTCAGATGCTTCAGCAAGAGCCCCTTCCTCTGCAacaggattttaatttttttactcttatttaatGTACACtggtttttggcttttgtttttatattcattgtAAGATGGATATGTCTTGAGGGGGAAATGTACTTTTGGGGAAACAATTACAGTTTGTTTctctgagaaagaaaggaaggctgtgtggaaaataagaaaatagattcAACAGACTAGTGAAAATAagaagtttgtttatttttgttttttgagccaggatttcttttatgtagccctggctattctggaactcactctgtagtccaggctggcctcgaactcacagagatccacctgcctttgcctctcaagtgctgggattaaaggtatgggccaccactgcccagctaacaaAGCAGTTTTTAATGTACCATCCTGTAGACAGGACACTAGCAtagagaaaaggcaaaaatgGCCTCCTGCTGTTTTGACAACAGATAGTGGTTTTTAAAGTCCCCACAATCACAAGGAATTCCTGCCACCTTTTCCTTAAGGCTGGGACTTACCTCTTCTGTAAAGTCCCTACTCAATTGGTTTGGGACACAAAGCCTTATCTAATGAATAATTTGGGCCTTGAGACTGCCCCTTTTCTGACGGGGGACAGTGTCATGCAGCAGGCTGCCCTTAACTttctaactcacagagttctgagaCTCCTGGGCACCAGCTGCCAGTTAGAGGAGAGAGAAGTCAAGTGCCCTGTTTATCTGATGGCCCTCTGATGAACTTTGAGCCCACCCCATACTGCAGATGGACTATAACAGTTTATCTCTTCCAACAGGAATGCAGTCACAATGAGTCTACTATTAGTTCCACAAGACAAGATCGGGGGAAGGAGGGCTGCGAATGGGCAGGTCTGCAAAGAAACGGGGTAGGCCGGCTCAGATGAAAACTAGCTCTTTAAGAGCCCAGCGGGTACAGCCTGGTTACTGGTTAATCTACCTGGCTTAGCTTTGGAAGCGTCCGCCCATGATGATGTCATCGTCGATCAGGTTACTCAGGTGGCATGAGTTTGCCAGTACCAGCTGTGTCATGAAGAGAAGGAAGTCTCCAGAAACCTGTGCTGGTGGCCCAGGAGTCAGACGGTATGCACTTCGCAGGAGCTGGAAAGCCTCTGATTAAGTTCAGGCACTGCGAGAGGTCCATCTACAGTTTCAGTGTACCCCAGTGCTGCCCCCTGTGCCAGGGGGACGTGGGCTCCGCCAGGATAGAGGACGCACCTATCAGCATCTCAGACCCGTTCTCCAATGGGCATCAAGAGAAatgctctttcctcctcaaacCCACGAGAGGGACGTTCCTCAGGTACGGTGACTCGAGTTAAAATGAACCGTGCACGTGTTTCCTGCTGTGTGCCAGCCTTTAAACCGTCTCGGAAGGCcatgtgctgtgctgtgcagtGTGTGGGGGTTGCTTTGGGTAGGCCGTTGTCCTTATGTCTTCATCTGAAGGCGCATTTGTCCATTAGAGTGGGTGCTGTGGGGCCAGGGTGTGTGGCTTGCCTGCCTTGGGAAGGCCCTGGGGTTTGTGTACGCATTTATGTAGTACGTGAAAGACTGTACCTGGTGGTGTATGAAGATGCCCGCTGCCTTTAGGAGAAAAGTGTGCACTGAGTGGCTGACTGGGGGTAACCTGGCAGTGCATGTTATTGGAGAAACGCTGTAACCTACAGTTCATACTTATGTGGCAAGCAGGTACAGTGCGCAGAGCAAAGTACAGTCCTGAGAGAGAGTTCTTGATGGAGGTGAATTAAGTTAACAATGACGTCTAGGgcacctccccttttcctttttatttcctcttctttttataGTGCTAGaggtcaaacccagagcctcctggAGGCTGTGTGCTGGGCCAGTGCCCCGTGCTAAGCTGCACTTCCACCCCTCTGCCCTTTGCTTTTCCCTGGAGACAGGCTCCTGCTGTGTgacagactggcctggagcttgcagtATtgaccagggtggtcttgaacatgtgaccttcctgcctcagccttttgagtgctaACATCACAGACACGAGCCAACGCATTTGGCTCTTCCAGGCATTAAAACATACAGATGAATAAAATTCCAATTAAAAAGGCAGTATATTTTTTCCTGGAAGTGCAAAGTTAATTTAATGTTAACTTTGAAAACTCAACAGCAGGAGCCAAgtgtgaagctggagagatggctcggctgttaaaagagcaccggctgctcttccagaggatccaggttcagttcccaggacctccATGGTGTctcatgaccacctgtaactccagttccagggatccaactctcAACtctcccctctggcctctgtgggcactgcatacacatatatacagggaAAACACCTGTACTCATAAAGTACATCTTAAAATTTACATTATTAAGAAAGAACCAGGAAAATCCACATATAAGAGGgttgttatttgtattttgtctttttttttttttttttcagagctgaggactgaacccagggcctagcaaatgctctaccactgagctaaatccccaaccctgagggGTTGTTAATTTTAGATTCATACAGTTATCTTTCAATAAGAATATATTTGATGTTATTCAAATATTCACCTTTTCTGGAGCTCCTCACTCCTTTGGGTAGATCTAAGTCTCCATTTTCCCATCATCTCTGTTCTGCTTCAAAACCTTTCTTTAACTTGTTGTTGTtaacttagcccaggctggccttgaatttgctgtgtagcccaggctggccttgaattcctctctcctcccttgtAATGAGCACCTGTTTATTCCCTGGTCAATGTTAATACTGATGGCATGGTCTTTCCTGACCTGGGCAGAGTGGGAAAAGAGGTGTGGACACTGGTCCTATGCCATGGTGTCTGCAGAAAACCATGGCAGCCCCGCCCACCGGACTCTCCAAACTCATTCCTTTCATCCATGTTTCCAAGTCTGCCTTGAGTCCCCCAAAACTTGTGACAAAAGGAGAATGAACAGTGACCCCAGGGAGCCGCCAGGTTCTGCTTGAATGAGGTTGGTCAGCTCTGCTCCTGTGGCTGTGCAGGTTGCGGACTGCGCAAAGGTGCCTGGTCAGTGGGAGGTGTTGACCCTCAGCCTCAACTCCACTCACCAAGCCGAGGGCCCTGTCCAGAACTGCGGTGGAGGCCTTTCCATAATCCATGCAAAGGGGCTAGAGGAGAAGGCGTGGCCACACCACCAACTCCATACTTATCAAGTGATTACAGTTTGTCAAACTTCAGTCTCCAGTGTAACAAACTAGAGGAAACACAGGCTTGCCACACTAAAACTGAAATGATCCTTCTGGAAGCAAGCCAGGAGGGCAGAGCCTCACGCTTTCCTGTGTCCCCAGCCTGACTCGACAGGCCCAGAGTCAACACCCAGCTAACGGTCACATGACTGAGAATTTATGGGAGGAAGGGTGACCTGGCTAAGAGGGAGCTAGGGAGTGAAGAGTGGGGAGCACCCAGAGTGGGGAAACCAGCATCACTACAGACACATTCTTGCTCATTCTAGCCTCTGCGCCTACGAGGTCTCCATGAGCCCAAAACAGTCCCTGGGGTGACTCTGAGAGGGGGGAGCAGTCATCCATGCCCTTGGCCATCATAAAGCTGGAGTTGCTTGTTCTACTGAAGTACCAGATATCCAGATTTGAGTCTAATACTAGGAAGGTGCCCTAGGAATGACCTACTGAGCAGGGTGTGGGAACCTAATCAAAGCACGTTAGATACATGCCAGAAAGTGTCATAATGAAGtctattattttgttaatgtACAATAACAACATTTGGTGTTGGGttacaggttcaaggccagtttgggctacatggtgaaCCTGTGtcctaaataaaaacaaacaaataaaaaagaacaattttaaggGTGTGTGGGGGACAGAGAGAGCCATGTGCTGAAGATgagtaaggccctgggtttgatcccagaactAACCAACCCAAACCAGAACAATCTCAAGCCGACAGAGCAACGGTAAGAAACAGCAATCTAGGGAGCGCAGTGGGTCACAGGCTGCACCGAGCTGTGGTGAAGAAGGCGGAGAGTCTCTGCGCTGCCTCCAGGACACTCTCACCCCCATTAGCTGGTGGGATAGTGCGTGAACTcccagaggggaggaggaagttCTTCCACCATATGCCCGTGGGGGTGTGGGGGTCCTGAGTTCTGCTTCTGCTGTACCCTTTAGCCAGCCTGCAACTGATGGCAGGGCCTGGTACAGGCtaccggggtgggggtggggtgtacaCACTCCTCTTTTAAATGCCCATGCCTCAGTCATGCTTGGCATGAAGTGCTTGCCAATAGGCAAGATGGCACACTTGCAGTCGCAGCTGCCCTggggtctgaggcaggaagatcgtgagttccaggacagcctgggctattcaGCAGGACTTCTTATCAAACTAACACCCAATACAAACAACCCCTCTGTTTCAGGGAGTACGATGGAAAGTCTGATCTGCACGTTGGACTCACTAACACACGTGGTGAGCATTGCCTTCGTTTTTCCAGCGTAAGAAAACCCTATAAGAAAACCTCCCTAAGGGGAAAGGAGGGTTTCCAGTTGGGATGaggtaacagcaacaacaaacccaTTCTGCCTTCCTTGCTTCTCCTCCTGCAACCCAAAGCAGGTCATGTGACTTGGGCAAGTCAGCACTACTTATAGTCTATATATTCGGAAGACTAAGAACACTTTGTAGTGGTGCCAGGATGGGACCCAGGCATGATCAACCCAcgccaccactgagccacacccagcccctggGAAGGTCTAATGTTTCCTCAGAAAGAGCACCACAAACCTGCACACATCTGTGTTGggtttaaagagaaagaaacaacgGACGGTCAGAAGTTGAGTCGATCAAGATCTCAGTTCTTGTGTTTGAACCAGATGGCGGGCCTGCAGCTTCTGGTTCCCCTCTCACAACCCACTATACGGAGTCTCCCCACTACGCTGGGTCCCCCCACTACGCTGGGTCTCCCCACTATGCTGGGTCCCAGTGCTTTAGATTTGAAGAGTGAAACGGGATGTGGTGAGGTCTGCAGTCTTTGGCTTTAGAAAAGTGGACTGGGGTGGCTGtgtcagagcacttgcctaccctGAGTCTGGCTCTGGGTCCCACCTCAAGTACAAAAGTCAAAAGCAGGAGATTACTCACCATGATCCGTTGGCAGGATTTAGCTCAGAGGCCACTGAGATATTCCTGGGAGACATAGTGGCGggatacttgcctagcatgcatgaggccctgggtttaaccccaacaacaaaagtttttaaaaggaaaaaaaaaaaaaagactctctgTATCTCCCTAGATCagggttctcaacctatgggtcacaacccacttggggtcatatatcagatatcctgaatatcagatatttacattatgattgagaacagcagcaaaatgacagttatgaagtagcaacgatataacgttatggttgggggggtcaccaccacatgatgaactgtattaaagggttgcagcaatAGGAAGACTGAGGGGCACTGCTCTAGAGGGACAGCCGCCCTGACAGCTGTGGACAAGTGTGACACAGATTACAGGATCGATGGCTTCTGTCGTTTTCTGAGCACCTGCCACAGGGGACTGCCTTGGCTCTGCGTTTTCAGGGGTCGTGTATAACTACAACGCACACGGCATACAGCGTGACGAGGCGGGGTGGGAGCAGAGTCTCGGCGTTCCTCTAGTGCAGCCCGGCATGTTTGGACTGATGGACCAGTGGGACAAGTACTTGGAAGACTTCTCTGCTTCGCCGGCCTGGCTGCCTCACAGGTAGGTGTCTAGAAAGACTACAAGTCACCGCCACCCATTTTTGTCATGTAAGTAGCATCCTCACTGGTCTGTGGTCACTGCTGGGTTTCAAGTAGAGTCCACGCTTGAGACTGTCAGTCTGTGAGAACAGTTAAATCCAGTGACTAGAAAATGTCCCTCAAAGATTCACACTTGAACACTTGGTTCTCCAGATggtggggcctggctggaggaggtgggtgtCGTGGGACAGGGCTTGGGGTTCAGaggctgccttccttcctgtcccATCTGTATCTTGCTCCTTGGAGATGTGAGCGGAAGCCTCCCCTCGGTTGCCAGCAGCCTTCCCACAGGACGCTAGGCTGGACAGGTCCCGCAGAGACCAAATAAAGCCCTCCTGTAAGCGGCTGCTTGTCAGTAGTTGGTCCCAGCGATCAGCAAAGTAACAGCCACAGGACTCGGGCCGTGGAAGTTTTCTGAGGAGCAGGGCCAGCAAACACTCTTGCTGCACACTCAGTCAGTGTCTTGAGGGCTTCGTGCCCTGCTTACTTATTTCACTGATCTGACAGgaggcttttatttttaagatttattgtaagaattttatatattttcaatgtgTACAGGGGTTTAACCTGAGAGTAAGTGTGCCATACgcatgcagtgcctgagaagGAAACATGAAGGTGTCAgaggatcccctagaactggagtaagctgctgtgtgggtgctgggaactgaatctgggtcctcttgaagatcAGACAgggttcttaactgctaaactaTCCTCTAGCCattgttgttttttcccccaagacaaggtctcactgtgtagcccagactggctacaagatcaccatcctcctgcctcaacctccagagtgttgggattagaggatgtcactatgcccagctatgagaacatttttaaatatacacagaaaatctatattatatttcataatcttatttcttttttgagatagggtctctcttcATAAccgtagctgtcctggaactcactctgtagaccaggctggcctcgaactcactgactgctgggattaaaggcatgtgccaccaccattgcctggctgacCAAGCAGCTTTTAATGTCAGCATTCTCAAGGGCCAGCATGGCGGCCTCAGCCATCTTGCCTCTCCTGAGGCAGgggttcgagcccagcctggaaAGCAGTGATGGCCGTCTTATGTCACTGGAGCTCACTCTTCTCTTCTTCAAGGTATGACGAGAACCACCACAACTGCTCCAGCTTTGCCCTCACCTTCGTTAACTGTGTCCTTGCCATGGAAGGCAAAGAGCAGCTGGACAAGAGGGAGTTCACGGAGAAGTACGTGATCCCGAGGACGCGCCTGGCCTCCAAGTACATCACGCTCTACAGGGCCATCCAGGAGAGGGGCTTCCACGTGGCTGACCATCCCCACCCAGTGACAAGCCCCCCTTGAGCAGTCTGTGctgaaggctgtgtgtgtgtgtgtgtgtatggttgggACAGGACATTCAGGTTTATTACCTTTAAATGGTACTGCAGATGCCTAACTGTATTTAACTGTGGCTAATAAAAAATGTGTATGGTTTTCCTTTAAGCATATTATAAAAACgtgtaaaattaacaaaaacaaataaaaatttacagaACTAATAAAATCACAAAGTATATTGTTCAGTGGGAGAACCACCTGCCTATCATATAAGAGACCGTAGGTCCAGTCCCCTGTACCACAcccctaaattaaaaaaaaaaattaaattgccctgggtttcaaaaaaaaaaaaaaaaaaaaaacaacattgatTACAACTAAATTTCTCCAACAGTTGTGTTTTTAAGCTGAGAATCTGTTACTAACCAAAGTGGAAGAACCTTATTTACTCATGAAAGAAAACACTTTCTATCGATTAATTAAGCTGAACACATTTGCTTTTTGATGTGACTGAAAAGAGTGAGGACCCGAGAGAGGGTGCTGGGGGTAGGAGAGGTAGGTTGGTTCTGCAgatgtgagcatgtctgtgtctgCACTTGAATGCACATGGGAAGGCTGGGGATGAAGTCAAACGACAGAGAGTCTGTCTGCACAGGAACCTCTGGATTgtcaacaataaacaaaacaaaccagaaacgAATGTaacaggggctggggaaat
Protein-coding regions in this window:
- the Mkrn2os gene encoding MKRN2 opposite strand protein, with translation MHFAGAGKPLIKFRHCERSIYSFSVPQCCPLCQGDVGSARIEDAPISISDPFSNGHQEKCSFLLKPTRGTFLREYDGKSDLHVGLTNTRGVVYNYNAHGIQRDEAGWEQSLGVPLVQPGMFGLMDQWDKYLEDFSASPAWLPHRYDENHHNCSSFALTFVNCVLAMEGKEQLDKREFTEKYVIPRTRLASKYITLYRAIQERGFHVADHPHPVTSPP